From the genome of Leptotrichia sp. HSP-342:
CAGACACTCCACTTTGTCTTGTTCCCAAGATTTCTCCTGAATTACGTAACTTTAAGTCTTCTTCGGCAATTTTGAATCCATCTGTTGTTTCTTCCATAACTTCCAGCCTTTTTACTGAAATTTCATTTGTTGTTTCGGATTCTAAAAAGCAGTAGGACTGGTATTTTCCACGACCAACTCTTCCTCGAAGTTGATGAAGTGAAGAAAGTCCGAATCTTTGAGCATCACGGATTACCATAATTGATGCATTTGGAACGTTTACTCCAACTTCGATTACTGTTGTGGAAACAAGAATATCGAGTTCGTGATTTTTAAACTGCTCCATAACTGTCTGCTTTTCCTTGTAAGTTTGCCGTCCGTGCATAAGTCCGATTTTTCTACTTGGGAAAATTGAAATGTATTCTTCGTATGTTTCCTGTGCTGATTTTACATTCAGGCTCTCACTTTCCTCAATTAATGGCGACACTATGTATACTTGCCGTCCATCTTTCATTTTCTTTTCCATAAAGTTATACATTTTTTGCCTGTCAATTTCATTTTGTATCCATTTTGTCTTAATCGGACTTCTTCCAGCAGGCAACTCGTCAATAATTGATATATCCAAATCTCCATAAATTGTAAGTGCAAGTGAACGTGGAATCGGAGTAGCACTCATAACAATTAAATTGGCAAGATTTCCCTTATCACGTAAAAGTTTTCGCTGTGTTACCCCAAATCTATGCTGTTCATCAATTACAATCAGCCCAAGATTTTTGAAAATCACATTGTCCTCGATTAGAGAATGTGTTCCAATTACAATGTCAACAAGTCCTTCTTTTATCTCGTTCAGCAGTTTTTCCTTTTTCTTTCCCTTCACACTTCCAGTCAAAAGCTCCACTCGTATGTCAAGATTCATAAATTCATCTACAATTCCTAGATAATGCTGTGTTGCAAGAATTTCTGTCGGTGCCATAATTACCCCTTGATAATTGTTTTCAACCATATAAAGAAGCATTATAAATGAAACAATCGTCTTTCCAGAACCAACATCCCCCTGAATCAGCCTATTTACAATCTTTCCAGCCTTTAATTCAGAATAGATCTCCTTTATTACACGCTTCTGTGCTTTTGTCAAATCATAATCCAGACCCTTTATAAATTTGCTCACAAGACTTTTGTTATCCTCAAGTTTATAAATATTCTTATTTGCCTTGTCAACACTAAAACGATTTTGTAAAATTCCCATTTCCAGAAGCAAAATTTCCTCCAGCATAAATCTTTTTCGTGCTTTGCTTTGCTTTTCCTCATTTTCTGGAAAATGAATATTTAAAACTGCCTCTTTTCTTCCAAGCAGTTTCTCCTTCTGCAAAAATTCCTTTGGTAAATTTTCCTGCAACAAATATCCGTAATCCATCAAGGCATTTTCCATAACTTTTCTAATTGCCTGCTGTCTAAGCGACTCAGTAGACGGATAAATCGGCAATATCTGCTTTTGTTCCTGCATATCAAAACTAGCCTGCTTGATTTTTTTATACTCGGGATTCACAAGCTGAAATTTTACAGTCTTTCTCACTTTCCCATAAACTATAATCTCATCGCCAATATGAATACCATTTTTCACAAACCTGTTATTAAACCACACAAGCTCAATCATTCCGCTATCATCACTCAAAACCGCTCGAAACATAGTCCTTCCAGCCTTTATATACTGATTAACCACATTCACAACTGTTCCCTGTAAAATCACAAATTCATCCGCCAGAATTTCCGCAATTTTCTTATGATTACTTCTATTCTCATAAGCCCTCGGGAAAAAATAAAGCAAGTCATAAAGTGTAAAAACTCCTAATTTCCTAAATTTTGGAATGTTTGTTTTTGTAACTCCTTTTATTTTCACATTTTCTAAATTTCCATAAAGCAAGTTATATGTTTTCATATCTATTTCCGCCTTATTTTAATATCTCCAAACCAAAAACAATTAATAAATAAAATATTTTTAAGTTTGAATTTTAATAATATTTTTCAATGTTTACGTTTTTTATTACTGTTTTTTCTATATCATTACTAATAATGATACCATAATTTATCGAAATTTTCCATATTTTGAAAAATAAAAACTTCCCTAAGTTTTAAGACAGTTTAACTAATTTTTTCATTTATAAGCATCCTTTTTTTCGCAAAAGAATTATCTCAAAAAAATTTATTAATTAATTTGAAAAAATTTTCTCAATAATGTAAAATATAGTAAAAATTCTTAAAAATTAAGAACTGTATTTTTGACTTCAAGAGGAAAAATATACATGTTTATAATAAACAAAAAATTGAAAGGAAATAAACAAGATGAAAAAATTAACTGCTATTTTATTATTTTTAGTATTTGGAATTTTTGGGAATGCAGAAAATGTAAGCAGTATTATTTATAAAAAACTGAGTGCAAAAGGGATTAAACGTGAAATTATTGAAGAAACTATTAAGCTTGATGAAGAAATTGGCGATGGAATGCTTTTTGAAACTGCGGGTATTGATGGAGCAGAATATTTGAAAAAACTGGAAAATTTGCTTGAAAAGGATAGAAATAATTATATCGTAGCAGGAAAAATCGCTGAAACTTATTTGGCAAGTCTTTACTTGAAAAATATAAGAAATGGAAAAAAATATATGGATATTTTTGAAAAGGCTAATCCAACAGATTATGAAATTTGGAGCATGAAAGTCACTTACTATGGAAATATTGAAGATATAGATGAGAAAAATAAAATTATTAATCAAATAAACAAAAAATATCCAAATTCTTTATTTTTAAAACTTATAAAATTACAGGAAGAAGCCAATGATAATGGTGTGAAAAACTTAAAGCCTGAAATAGATGAAGTTCTAAAACTTTTGAGCAATAAAAGTGAAACTGATAAATTTACAATGTCAGATGAAGAAGTCTATTCCTATAAGTTAAGTTTACATTTTTTAAATATTCGGAATTTTGTTGAAAAAAATGAATTTCAAAAAGGAATTGACTATTATTTAAATAATATTGCAACACTTTCTGCAAGTAATGAAGTAAAAAACTATAATTTTGGACAGGAAAAATTTTTGTTTATGATGATAACTACAATAAATAATAATATTGAAAACAAAAGCCAAAAGAAAAGAAATGTAGAAAAGCTCAAAAATACAGATATTTTTAGAAAGATTGATAGAAACAGGGAAATTGAATTATAAAAATTTTTAATCAGTATCTTGTAAACTAATAAAGCTTATAAATTGGTTTAGGAATAACTCAAATTTCTCATATATTATGTTATACTAAACCTTATTTAAATAATGAATTTATTACAAATTTTTCTAATAAAGGATATAAACCTAATATTTTCAAGTAATTTAAGATATAATTTTTATTTTTTAAACAGAGTTTAGTATGAACTAATCCGTCGGAGCATTTTTCTGTGCTGGCAAAACTGTTTGAGCATAGCGAGTTTTTTGTCAGTGCAGAAAAATGTCGAAGACTAGCCATGGGTTATTGCGTAGCAATCTTGCCATAATTTTAATTATTAGGATAAACCTTTATTGCAAGGTAAGGTTTTGCGGCAATGAGCAATCCTACGAAAATAAAAAATAAAAAAGCTGAATGATATTGTTTCCCACTTAATCCTATTTTTTTACTCTATCTATTTTTAAAATCAAAATCTTAATTATTTTAATTTGTATAATTTTTCATTTTACTAAAGACAACCAATATATATTTTAATAATTTTCCACAAATTCCTTCACAGACAAAATCTTTCCATCCATTTCCATTTCCTTAGACAAATCACTGATATACGGTTGTTTTACCATGCTTTGCTCCAATGTATCAAATTGCCAGAAAATATCACGTTTATCTCCATCAGCGATAACTTTTCCATTTGTCATTACAATTACCCTGTCAAAATTTTTTACTACAAATTCCATATCGTGAGTTATTGTAATTATAGTTTTTCCTTGCTTTTGAAGTTCGTCAATCAAGTTATGCAAAACTCTCATTCCTCTAAAATCCTGCCCTGCTGTTGGCTCATCCATTACAATAACGTCTGAACCCATTGCAATTACTGCGGCAATTGTAACAAATTTTCTCAAGGAATACGGTAAATTGTACGGATTTTCCTTTTGATATTTTTCAAGTTCCGTTAATTTTATGGCATTTTCCACCATTGTTTTTGTTTCATCAGGAGAATATTTTAATTTTTTTGCTCCAAAGGCTATTTCATCGTAAACATTGTTATGAAATATCTGATCCATTGGATTTTGAAAGACATATCCGACTTTTCGGCTCATTTTGGCAACGGTATATTTCTTTGTATTCCAGTCATCTACAACAACATCTCCGCTTACTGGCTTTAAAAGTCCATTCAACATTTTTACCATCGTTGTTTTCCCAGCTCCATTTTGCCCAATAATCGCAACTTTCTCCCCTTTTTTAACTTCAAGAGAAACATCATTAAGCACATTTTCAGTTCCATTCGGATATTTAAAACTCAAATTTTTTACAGTAATAAAACTCATAGTTTTGTCTCCTTTAAAAATTTTATTAAACAATTATCTTCAATAATTATTTTATTGTTCCAGCTCCTCTTTTTTCCTCTTCATGTATTCTGTAACTGTTCTAAAACTAAAAAAAGCCCCAAATATTATAAAAGTTACTGATACTATCAATAAATTTTTATAAAAAAAACGTTGATTGAAAACTTCATTTATCGAATTAAAAAACTCTGCTGTAAATTTTGTTTTCTCAGATGAACTTATAAAATATGCCAGTTCAGTCACATTTCCAAGATAAATTGTTATAATTGCTGGAATATATGCAAGAAAAAGGGCTGACAACAATTCTTTATTTGACGGCTCTTTATTTTCTTTTGGTGCAAATCTGCTTCTATTCTTATCCTTTTCATTTTCAAAATTTTTTTTATCATATCTATTTAATCCGTATGTCCAGCCACTACATATTCCTAAAAAAATCAGCACTTCAAAAAAAGGTATGTATTTATTAACAAATATTTTAAAAAGGCAGTATAGACAATAAACAATTGTCATCACAAAAAATAACAAAATAATTCCTAATAAGCCTGACAAACATCTTTTCATCAAAATTTCCCTTTCTCACTTTCCAAATTTTCTTATTTTCTAATAAAATTTAGGATATTTTTTATCAAAATTTTCTATTAAATTTTTTAATAAAATTTCCTGACAAATTACTGTATTTTTAGCTTCAATTTCAATAATCGTATTCTTTTTCAAATCACTTACTGTAATTGTGCCGATTTCAAATTCAATATTATAATTTTCCCAATCATAAATCTCATTATCAAATGTTACAGACTTATTCGATACTTGTATTTTGGGTGAACTTTCAAAAATCTGAGTCAATTCCTGCAATCCTTCTTCACTTGAAAATAAAAATTTATTTTTCACAAAACCTTGATTTTGAAATGGAAAAATCTCAACTCCGCCATTTTCAATATTTTCTGCCGCTTTTGGAAAATTTTTTTCTAAAAAACATTTTTGAAATACTGAAAATAAGTCATAATCATACCCGCTTCCATCTATCTTTTTCCAATTACCACCCTCAGATTTATACAAAATTTTAGAAAATTTCTTCATTTGAAATAATCTATTATCCTTAAAGAAGAAATATTTTAAATTTTCATAGTACACTTTCTCTTTTTTGAAAATAAAATAATCATCATAAAATTCTATGTTAGGAAATTTATTTTTGTAATAAAAAATAAACAATCCATTTAATAAGACAAATAGTATAAATAAGACTATTGAAGTTGAAACAGAAGATACGCTAAAGCCTTTTTCCATTTCTTCTGTAACTGAGAAAAGCAACATTATATCCAAAAATATCAAAATTCCTAAAATTTGTATTCTTGGTTTGGAATAAAATATAGTCCAGTCTATTTTTATAATTTTTTTCAGTTTTCCTTCTTTCATAAAATCCCTTTCTCTTCCAGTAATTTTTGATAAATCTCAAAATTTTCATCTTCAAAACATACAAAATTTACTTTTTCTATAAAATCACTTTTCGCCAAATATTCTGTCACAGCGTTAATAGCAGTTTTTGCAGCTAAATCTTTTGGAAATCTGTACACTCCTGTCGAGATATTTGGAAAGGAAATATTTTTCAGTTTATTTTTTTCAGCCAATTCTAAACTTAAGATATAGGTTTTTTAACAATTTTTATTTTTTATTACTTTATTTTTTCAATAACTCCACTATCTTTTCCTTGGTTATAGGAATTTCTTCAAGCTCAACTTTTCCTGATTTTTCAAGTTCATAAGCAAGTATAGAATATTGTGTCATACCAATTTCCTTTTCTAGCAAGATTTTATTATTTAAAACTTCTTCCGCTTTTCCGCTCAAAATTATTTCTCCTTCATCAAGGACAAGTATATTTTGGGCATATTCTGCAATAAGTTCAAGTTTATGTTCAACCAAGATTATTGATTTTCCTTCATTTGCCATTAAATTTATAATTTTGAAAATATCTTCTGTTCCTTTTGGATCAAGCTGTGAAGTTGGCTCGTCAATAACTAGAATGTCAGGATCCATTGCGATAATTGAGGCAAGTGCCACTCTTTGCTTTTGTCCGCCAGATAAATCGTAAGGATTTCTGTCACGCAGCTTTTCAATTTCAAGCAGTTTCAATATTTTTTCAACTTTGGAAATTATTTCTCCTTTGTCTAAACCTAAATTTTCAAGTCCATAAGCTATTTCCTCAAAAACTGTATCTTTTACTCCGCTAATCTGTGTAAACGGATTCTGAAATACAAACCCAATTTTCTGAACAAGTTCCTTTTGAGAATAATCTTTCAGTTCTTTATCTTCCAGCGTTATTGTCCCTGTCAGTTCCCCTTTATAAAAATCAGGCACAAATCGCCTTAACATATTGCAAAATGTCGTTTTTCCGCTCCCATTTTTTCCGATTATAGCCCAAAATTCGCCTTTTTTTATCTCGATATTAATATTTTTCAGAGCTTGTTTTTCTTCAAGCGGATATTTGTAGTTCACATTTTCTATTTTGAAATAACCCATACCACCCTCCACACAATACACAGCACTATAAAAATAGCCAGCATAATTTTCATAATTTTATCATTTTTTGTTTCTTTTATATCATTCAATATTGTCCGCTTTTCTCCAATCGAAAACCCACGTGCCTCCAGCGTAATCGCTCTTTCTTCAGTATTTAAAATAGAAGATAGCACTAATGGCACAAATACTGGTAGTAAAGCCCTCGTTCTCACAAAAATATTTCCTTCTGTTTCCACACCTCTTGAACGCTGTGAATCCAAGATTACGCCAGCCTGTTTTCCCATTTCAGGAATTATTTGAAAAGTTAAAAGAAGGATAAATGCAAATTTAGGATTTATTCCTTTTTTTTCAAGAGCTACTGTAAAATCCTTTATTGAAGTTATAAGAGTCAGTAATGTAACTGAAGCCACGATTGCCCATAACTTTGATGTGATTTTTACAGCTTTTAGTAATCCAGCTTTATAAATTGTAAAAATCCCAATTTTTGCTACAATTTCATTTGAAGCAAATAACGTACTTTGTGCAGCAAATATAACTAAAGTCAGTAAAAATAAACTTATAAAAACTCTTTTGAAATAAGCGCTGCCTTTTCCATAAAAACTTGCTAAAATTCCACAAACTATAACAAGCACATAGCCATAAAAGTCATTTGGGATTAAAAATGCTGAAATTATAAGTGATATTGCAAAATATAACTTTGTAAGCGGATACAGCCCTTCTAAAAATTTTTTTATCATTTTATTTCTCCACTTCTATTTTGTTCCATGAATATAGTTTTCTCCATACTTAAATTTAATCAAATATCTATCAGACATACTTTTAACAATTAACATCGCAATAACAACTGTTATTACTTTATCACCAATTTCTGAAATAAAATTAGATAAAGTTGCAGCAACTTTTAAGCTTATCCCTTGTTTTACAAAAAATGAAGTTAAAACTCCAGTTGCATTCGGTGTAATTCCACCATACATTAAAATTGTTATTAGAGTAGATGAACTAATACTAACTATCGTCAATATTAATGTACAAACTACTATTTTTACAACATAATTTTTCATTTTAAATCTAGTCAATGTTCCCATTACAACAGCAATCAAAATTCCAACTGGTATAAATGCCAAATTTTCAGGTGCAAGTCCACCAGTAACTATACTTGTAATAATTGCAGCAACTGATCCAACCCAAGGACCAGCCAGAAGACTTATAAAAACTGTTCCTATCGAATCAAGAAATAATGGCACATTTAACATTTTTGCAATAGTAAATCCTGTAAAATTAATAGCCACTGCTACTGGTATCAACAAACTTGACATTAAAGAAAAATCCTCTTTTAAACTTTTCATTTTTCTGCCTCCTTAAAATTTTATTTACTATATTTTAAAACATATTTGGCAATATTTCAACCTTTGGAAGAAAGTTTTGTTATTTTTTTAACAATCATATTAAATTTATTCTTTAAATATTTTTACTATTTTCTATTTAAAAAACAAAAATTATACTTTATACTAAAAAATATAGAGGCATTCATCAAATAACATAATAATTCTTTTTTAACCGCTTTTTTAATCATGTGATATTTCCTTCAGAACATTCCTTATTGGACTTTCTTTTCCTAAAAAAAAGATACAAAATACAGAGAGCAGGACGAGAAAGAAGTAAATAGATATTTAAAAAAATTACCAGAAGCAGGTTCAGGCAGAGAAATAATCTATATTGATGAAACAAATTTTGACGAATATTACTAGATAAATAAGGCTGGAGTAAAAGGAGAATATCTATAGAAGAGCAGATAAGAGATATAAATCAAACTGAATTCCTTTTTGAACAAAAAAATGGCGTCCCCGGTTGGACTTGAACCAACGACCCTCTGATTAACAGTCAGATGCTCTAACCAGCTG
Proteins encoded in this window:
- the recG gene encoding ATP-dependent DNA helicase RecG is translated as MKTYNLLYGNLENVKIKGVTKTNIPKFRKLGVFTLYDLLYFFPRAYENRSNHKKIAEILADEFVILQGTVVNVVNQYIKAGRTMFRAVLSDDSGMIELVWFNNRFVKNGIHIGDEIIVYGKVRKTVKFQLVNPEYKKIKQASFDMQEQKQILPIYPSTESLRQQAIRKVMENALMDYGYLLQENLPKEFLQKEKLLGRKEAVLNIHFPENEEKQSKARKRFMLEEILLLEMGILQNRFSVDKANKNIYKLEDNKSLVSKFIKGLDYDLTKAQKRVIKEIYSELKAGKIVNRLIQGDVGSGKTIVSFIMLLYMVENNYQGVIMAPTEILATQHYLGIVDEFMNLDIRVELLTGSVKGKKKEKLLNEIKEGLVDIVIGTHSLIEDNVIFKNLGLIVIDEQHRFGVTQRKLLRDKGNLANLIVMSATPIPRSLALTIYGDLDISIIDELPAGRSPIKTKWIQNEIDRQKMYNFMEKKMKDGRQVYIVSPLIEESESLNVKSAQETYEEYISIFPSRKIGLMHGRQTYKEKQTVMEQFKNHELDILVSTTVIEVGVNVPNASIMVIRDAQRFGLSSLHQLRGRVGRGKYQSYCFLESETTNEISVKRLEVMEETTDGFKIAEEDLKLRNSGEILGTRQSGVSDMLFTDIVKNVKEIKFVRDFVMEYLEKSDGKIENEFLKMDIYKKFFSDETK
- a CDS encoding energy-coupling factor ABC transporter ATP-binding protein; protein product: MSFITVKNLSFKYPNGTENVLNDVSLEVKKGEKVAIIGQNGAGKTTMVKMLNGLLKPVSGDVVVDDWNTKKYTVAKMSRKVGYVFQNPMDQIFHNNVYDEIAFGAKKLKYSPDETKTMVENAIKLTELEKYQKENPYNLPYSLRKFVTIAAVIAMGSDVIVMDEPTAGQDFRGMRVLHNLIDELQKQGKTIITITHDMEFVVKNFDRVIVMTNGKVIADGDKRDIFWQFDTLEQSMVKQPYISDLSKEMEMDGKILSVKEFVENY
- a CDS encoding macro domain-containing protein, which produces MAEKNKLKNISFPNISTGVYRFPKDLAAKTAINAVTEYLAKSDFIEKVNFVCFEDENFEIYQKLLEEKGIL
- a CDS encoding energy-coupling factor ABC transporter ATP-binding protein, whose protein sequence is MGYFKIENVNYKYPLEEKQALKNINIEIKKGEFWAIIGKNGSGKTTFCNMLRRFVPDFYKGELTGTITLEDKELKDYSQKELVQKIGFVFQNPFTQISGVKDTVFEEIAYGLENLGLDKGEIISKVEKILKLLEIEKLRDRNPYDLSGGQKQRVALASIIAMDPDILVIDEPTSQLDPKGTEDIFKIINLMANEGKSIILVEHKLELIAEYAQNILVLDEGEIILSGKAEEVLNNKILLEKEIGMTQYSILAYELEKSGKVELEEIPITKEKIVELLKK
- a CDS encoding energy-coupling factor transporter transmembrane component T; this encodes MIKKFLEGLYPLTKLYFAISLIISAFLIPNDFYGYVLVIVCGILASFYGKGSAYFKRVFISLFLLTLVIFAAQSTLFASNEIVAKIGIFTIYKAGLLKAVKITSKLWAIVASVTLLTLITSIKDFTVALEKKGINPKFAFILLLTFQIIPEMGKQAGVILDSQRSRGVETEGNIFVRTRALLPVFVPLVLSSILNTEERAITLEARGFSIGEKRTILNDIKETKNDKIMKIMLAIFIVLCIVWRVVWVISK
- a CDS encoding ECF transporter S component; protein product: MKSLKEDFSLMSSLLIPVAVAINFTGFTIAKMLNVPLFLDSIGTVFISLLAGPWVGSVAAIITSIVTGGLAPENLAFIPVGILIAVVMGTLTRFKMKNYVVKIVVCTLILTIVSISSSTLITILMYGGITPNATGVLTSFFVKQGISLKVAATLSNFISEIGDKVITVVIAMLIVKSMSDRYLIKFKYGENYIHGTK